From Permianibacter aggregans, a single genomic window includes:
- a CDS encoding substrate-binding periplasmic protein → MRLLVLLLWSVVAFVAEASDRVFRIGVEMPPQELSAPAWQQIRNIFQQANYRLEWVYLPGNPSRLLRMLELGSIDVLPEGSIRPEREPYTLFSKPYRMETTVFLARKEKASQLQIHRLQDILDNRWRVIDADDGWFGAEWQALRPQLVKAELTLPARDPETAIRLIMLDRADLLITTDAWTAMMDMEQRGLTTLPYIVNEEPVHLMFSKMTVDQEEVDHINKAIQALSDSQHP, encoded by the coding sequence GTGCGGTTGCTGGTGTTGTTGCTGTGGAGTGTCGTCGCGTTTGTCGCCGAAGCCAGCGATCGGGTGTTCCGTATCGGCGTTGAAATGCCGCCACAGGAGTTGAGCGCGCCAGCCTGGCAGCAGATCCGCAACATCTTCCAACAAGCCAACTATCGACTGGAATGGGTTTACCTGCCCGGCAATCCCTCCCGACTACTGCGCATGTTGGAACTGGGTTCAATTGATGTGCTGCCAGAAGGCTCAATACGGCCTGAACGCGAGCCCTACACGCTATTCAGCAAACCGTATCGGATGGAAACCACGGTGTTCCTGGCGCGCAAGGAAAAAGCCAGCCAACTGCAGATTCATCGCTTGCAGGACATTCTCGATAATCGTTGGCGGGTAATTGATGCCGACGACGGCTGGTTCGGTGCGGAATGGCAGGCCTTGCGTCCACAGCTGGTAAAGGCCGAACTGACCTTGCCGGCACGCGATCCGGAAACGGCGATTCGCTTAATCATGCTGGACCGCGCCGATTTGCTGATCACCACCGATGCCTGGACGGCGATGATGGACATGGAGCAGCGCGGCCTGACGACCTTGCCTTATATCGTCAACGAGGAACCGGTGCATTTGATGTTCAGCAAAATGACGGTTGACCAAGAAGAAGTCGATCACATCAATAAGGCCATTCAAGCCTTGAGCGATTCCCAACATCCCTGA
- a CDS encoding pyridoxal phosphate-dependent decarboxylase family protein encodes MTPEQFRQYGHQLVDWIADQRTQIYQGQPPVMAPVKPGSLKSALPRQAPEQPESMAAILADLDHLITPACSHFLHPRFFGYFPSNGELSTVLADLVSTGLGQLGLNWQSSPALTELEEVTTDWLRQALGLSDSWQGVIHDTASVSTLVALLSARERGNDYAMMHTGRRADDKPLIVYTSAHAHSSVDKAALLAGFGREHIRHIETDEQFALRPDKLRAQIAADRAAGLHPCAIVATVGTTGTTAIDPVQAIGNIAGEEKLWLHVDAALAGSAMILPECRTLWRGIEQADSLVMNPHKWLGVAFDCSVYFVRDAEHLVRVMSTNPSYLQTAADGQAKNYRDWGLQLGRRFRALKLWFLFREQGIEGLQTRLRRDLENTRWLAEQVRAEHAWKILNPVHLQTICLRHEPEGVNGEALDQHTLRWVNAINQSGFAYLTPSQLQGRWMVRVSLGALPTEREHVEQLWRAMQAAVAESAQ; translated from the coding sequence ATGACGCCCGAACAATTCCGCCAGTATGGTCATCAGTTGGTTGACTGGATTGCCGATCAACGCACCCAGATTTATCAAGGCCAGCCACCAGTAATGGCACCGGTCAAACCCGGCAGTTTGAAATCCGCGTTGCCGCGACAAGCGCCGGAACAACCGGAATCGATGGCGGCTATCCTGGCCGATCTGGACCACCTGATCACGCCAGCTTGCTCACATTTTTTGCATCCACGTTTCTTTGGATATTTTCCGTCGAACGGCGAGTTGTCGACGGTGCTCGCTGATTTGGTGTCGACCGGTTTGGGTCAGCTCGGCTTGAATTGGCAATCAAGTCCGGCACTGACCGAACTGGAAGAAGTGACGACGGATTGGTTGCGGCAAGCACTGGGCTTGTCCGATTCATGGCAGGGAGTCATTCACGATACGGCTTCGGTTTCGACACTGGTGGCACTGCTCAGCGCGCGCGAGCGCGGCAATGATTACGCAATGATGCACACCGGCCGGCGTGCCGACGATAAACCCTTGATCGTTTATACCTCGGCTCATGCCCATAGCTCGGTTGACAAAGCCGCCCTGCTCGCCGGTTTTGGTCGTGAACATATTCGCCATATAGAAACCGATGAGCAGTTTGCACTGCGCCCGGACAAGTTGCGCGCACAAATTGCCGCCGATCGCGCCGCTGGTTTGCATCCTTGCGCGATTGTCGCGACGGTCGGCACCACCGGCACGACGGCAATCGATCCGGTGCAGGCCATTGGCAACATCGCCGGTGAAGAAAAACTGTGGTTGCATGTCGATGCGGCGCTCGCCGGTTCCGCGATGATTCTGCCGGAGTGCAGAACATTATGGCGAGGCATTGAGCAAGCTGACTCGCTGGTGATGAACCCGCACAAGTGGTTAGGCGTTGCTTTTGATTGTTCGGTGTATTTCGTCCGGGACGCCGAACATCTGGTGCGCGTGATGAGCACCAATCCGAGTTATCTGCAAACGGCCGCCGATGGTCAGGCGAAAAATTATCGCGATTGGGGATTGCAGCTTGGCCGTCGTTTTCGCGCGTTGAAATTATGGTTTCTGTTTCGTGAACAAGGCATCGAGGGATTACAGACTCGTTTACGTCGTGATCTGGAAAACACGCGTTGGTTGGCCGAGCAAGTGCGGGCCGAACACGCTTGGAAAATCTTGAACCCAGTGCATCTGCAAACGATTTGTCTGCGCCATGAACCAGAGGGCGTGAATGGCGAAGCGCTTGATCAACACACGTTACGTTGGGTCAATGCCATCAACCAATCCGGCTTTGCCTATTTAACACCGTCGCAATTACAAGGCCGCTGGATGGTGCGGGTATCGCTCGGTGCGCTACCGACCGAGCGCGAGCACGTTGAACAGTTGTGGCGAGCCATGCAGGCAGCCGTAGCGGAGTCGGCTCAATGA
- a CDS encoding M48 family metallopeptidase, which translates to MMSSSLSASVSADDLMLQQQYKRHAWLAVIGLGGFVLLYLMLSTWFAYTAWHSFGLLGSHENWLFHLIVGGASGFLALFMIKALLFVKKGQMPDLIEVTAEQQPKLFAFLHDIADSAGAPRPHRVFLSPRVNAAVFYDLSLLNLIFPAKKNLEIGLALVNALNHSEMKAVLAHEFGHFAQKTMAIGRWIYIAQQIAAHIVERRDALDKFLRVISGIDLRIAWVGWILRLIVWSIRAVLESAFRLTMMAERALSREMEYQADLVAVSQTGSDAIVHALHRLQAADEAWERAQGFLFNELQEGRLTKDAFTIQSRVMERMAMILNNAQYGKSPRLPANAPEQFRVFTAEIAQPPRMWATHPQNHEREANAKRRYLAMPIDERSAWEVFDDATALREQMTRHLVSHLNEVPEASALEESLSALDKQYDREFLRSAYRGAYLGRSFVRHVETPEQLYSAQMDKAVDGLSALYPATLANELDNLRNLEKERALLEAIRDGIYSAPGGVIRHRGNTLLKRELPQAIAQVREECRAVQERIHRHDQLCRSAHVSAAKALANGWPEYLQSLTSVLHFADHAEADLRDAYGLLNNVVAIVTADRNVSSRELKRVINAGQEVYKVLHAIYVCADQVKLSDDILARLETESWSKALGEFTLPPPGKDNINQWMDAIGGWVGGTAGALSALRHIALDLLLQAELKVAKAYRQQSQLESAPRANQVPAHYPRLLPGQERALQKRLGWWDRFQTADGLIPGLLRFVVAAGIIGFALSVSLIAVLQS; encoded by the coding sequence ATGATGTCTTCTTCACTCTCGGCATCGGTGAGCGCCGATGATCTAATGCTTCAGCAGCAGTATAAGCGTCACGCCTGGCTGGCCGTTATTGGCCTTGGTGGATTCGTGTTGCTTTACCTGATGCTCAGCACCTGGTTTGCTTACACGGCATGGCATTCATTTGGCCTGCTTGGCAGCCATGAGAATTGGTTGTTTCATCTGATTGTTGGTGGTGCTTCCGGCTTCCTGGCACTGTTCATGATCAAGGCCTTGCTGTTTGTCAAAAAGGGACAGATGCCGGACTTGATCGAAGTGACGGCGGAGCAGCAACCGAAGTTGTTCGCTTTTCTGCACGATATTGCCGACAGTGCCGGCGCGCCGCGACCGCATCGGGTGTTCCTGTCGCCGCGCGTCAACGCCGCCGTTTTTTACGACCTGTCCTTGCTGAACCTGATATTCCCGGCCAAGAAAAATCTGGAAATCGGTTTGGCTTTGGTCAATGCCTTGAATCACTCGGAAATGAAGGCCGTGCTGGCGCATGAGTTTGGTCATTTCGCCCAGAAAACGATGGCCATCGGTCGCTGGATTTATATTGCTCAGCAAATTGCCGCACATATCGTTGAACGGCGTGATGCGCTCGATAAATTCCTGCGGGTGATTTCCGGCATCGATCTTCGTATCGCCTGGGTGGGATGGATACTGCGACTGATCGTCTGGTCGATTCGCGCTGTGCTGGAATCGGCATTCCGTTTGACGATGATGGCCGAACGGGCGCTGTCACGGGAAATGGAGTATCAGGCTGATCTGGTCGCGGTGTCACAAACCGGCAGCGATGCCATTGTTCATGCCTTGCACCGTTTGCAGGCGGCCGACGAAGCCTGGGAACGCGCGCAAGGTTTTCTGTTCAACGAGTTGCAGGAAGGTCGATTGACCAAAGATGCGTTCACCATTCAAAGCCGTGTGATGGAACGCATGGCGATGATTTTGAACAACGCCCAATACGGCAAGTCACCGCGACTGCCGGCGAATGCACCCGAACAATTCCGGGTGTTCACCGCCGAGATTGCCCAGCCACCACGCATGTGGGCAACGCATCCGCAAAATCATGAACGCGAAGCCAATGCCAAGCGACGTTATCTCGCCATGCCGATTGATGAGCGCTCCGCCTGGGAAGTGTTTGACGACGCCACCGCGTTACGCGAACAGATGACCCGTCATCTGGTCAGCCACTTGAATGAAGTGCCGGAGGCCAGCGCGTTGGAAGAAAGCTTGAGCGCGCTCGACAAGCAATACGATCGCGAGTTTTTGCGTTCGGCTTATCGTGGCGCTTACCTTGGCCGTTCGTTTGTTCGTCATGTCGAAACGCCGGAACAATTGTATTCGGCGCAAATGGATAAAGCCGTTGACGGTTTGTCGGCGTTGTATCCGGCAACACTGGCCAACGAGCTGGACAATTTGCGCAATCTGGAGAAAGAGCGAGCATTGCTGGAAGCCATTCGAGATGGCATTTATTCCGCGCCCGGCGGCGTCATCCGTCATCGCGGCAACACGCTGCTGAAACGTGAGTTGCCGCAAGCGATTGCACAAGTGCGCGAAGAATGCAGGGCGGTGCAGGAACGCATTCATCGCCATGATCAGCTTTGCCGCAGTGCCCATGTCTCGGCGGCGAAGGCACTTGCCAATGGTTGGCCGGAGTATTTGCAAAGCCTGACATCGGTGCTGCATTTTGCTGATCATGCCGAGGCGGATTTGCGCGATGCTTACGGTTTGTTGAATAACGTGGTCGCCATTGTCACCGCCGATCGCAACGTCAGTTCGCGCGAACTGAAACGGGTCATCAACGCCGGACAGGAAGTGTATAAAGTGCTGCACGCGATTTATGTTTGCGCTGATCAAGTCAAACTCAGCGACGATATTCTGGCTCGACTGGAAACGGAGTCATGGTCGAAAGCGCTCGGCGAGTTCACGTTGCCGCCACCTGGCAAAGACAACATCAATCAGTGGATGGATGCCATTGGTGGTTGGGTAGGCGGCACTGCTGGCGCGTTATCGGCGTTGCGGCACATTGCCCTGGATTTATTGTTGCAGGCGGAGTTGAAAGTCGCCAAAGCCTACCGGCAACAAAGCCAACTGGAGAGCGCCCCACGTGCCAATCAGGTGCCAGCCCACTATCCGCGTCTGTTGCCGGGCCAGGAACGGGCGCTGCAAAAACGCCTTGGTTGGTGGGACCGGTTCCAAACGGCCGATGGCCTGATCCCGGGTTTGCTGCGCTTTGTCGTGGCGGCCGGCATTATTGGTTTCGCCCTGAGCGTCAGTTTGATTGCCGTATTGCAATCCTGA
- a CDS encoding serine hydrolase domain-containing protein, with protein sequence MTPRIFFLLGSLCWLTLAHAAEPYYPSAGDWPLRSAAELGLDSKRLQQAISEVQQQESRAPRDQALAQKLSFGAREPFDDIIGPMQERSGINGLVIYRGYKVAEFGDTRRTDMAHSISKSFLSAVVGLAWQQGLIASVDDPVRTYLPSDSLLFADPHNQPITWQHLLQQTSDWRGELWGKPDWADRPVGQPKDWANPPRHTPGSHYEYNDVRVNLLALAALQVWRQPLPSVLREQIMLPIGASTSWRWYGYDNSWVELDGEKMQSVSGGGHWGGGMFINAEDMARFGYLYLRNGRWRERQLISEQWIAQSRTPSPANAEYGYMNWFLNTSQKTLPSTPASSVTFRGNGMNIIYIDWQNELVVVVRWIANDQVLDRFLGQIIEALPE encoded by the coding sequence ATGACACCCCGCATTTTTTTCCTGCTCGGATCACTGTGTTGGCTGACATTGGCGCATGCCGCCGAACCTTATTACCCGTCAGCTGGTGACTGGCCGCTGCGTTCGGCTGCCGAACTTGGCTTGGACAGCAAACGACTGCAACAGGCCATTAGCGAAGTGCAGCAACAGGAAAGCCGGGCGCCGCGCGATCAAGCCCTGGCACAGAAGCTGAGCTTCGGCGCCCGTGAGCCGTTTGATGACATTATTGGGCCGATGCAGGAGCGCAGCGGAATCAATGGTCTGGTCATCTACCGTGGGTACAAGGTAGCCGAGTTCGGCGACACCCGCCGCACCGATATGGCCCATAGCATCAGCAAGAGTTTTCTTTCCGCCGTCGTGGGTTTGGCCTGGCAACAGGGCTTGATCGCCTCGGTCGATGACCCGGTGCGTACCTACTTGCCTAGCGATTCACTGTTGTTCGCCGATCCGCACAACCAGCCGATTACCTGGCAGCACTTGCTGCAACAGACCAGCGACTGGCGCGGCGAGCTGTGGGGTAAACCGGATTGGGCTGACCGGCCGGTCGGTCAGCCAAAAGACTGGGCCAATCCGCCCCGTCACACACCCGGCAGCCACTACGAATATAACGACGTGCGGGTCAATCTGCTGGCGCTGGCGGCGTTGCAAGTCTGGCGTCAGCCGTTACCGAGCGTGCTGCGCGAGCAGATCATGTTGCCAATCGGCGCCTCCACAAGCTGGCGCTGGTATGGTTATGACAATAGCTGGGTCGAGCTTGATGGTGAAAAGATGCAGTCGGTGTCCGGCGGTGGTCACTGGGGTGGCGGTATGTTCATCAACGCCGAAGATATGGCCCGCTTTGGCTATCTTTATTTGCGTAATGGCCGTTGGCGCGAACGGCAATTGATTAGCGAGCAATGGATAGCGCAGTCGCGGACGCCAAGCCCGGCCAATGCCGAGTACGGGTATATGAACTGGTTTCTGAATACCAGTCAGAAAACTCTGCCAAGCACGCCGGCCTCCAGCGTCACCTTTCGCGGCAATGGCATGAACATCATTTATATCGATTGGCAGAACGAACTGGTCGTGGTGGTGCGCTGGATTGCCAATGACCAGGTGCTGGACCGCTTTCTCGGCCAGATCATCGAAGCGCTGCCCGAATAA
- a CDS encoding c-type cytochrome translates to MSTLRRIVVTASVALLTLGLTVQASSTEGVKGYKGWRSTEAVRERTAPVGDVYVEGDDIPNPAPAVATAGGGSGEPRSGEQVYNTACMACHASGAAGAPILGDTSAWKPRLAKGEDALWNSLMNGLNAMPAKGMCMDCSEEELKNVLDYMIAKAK, encoded by the coding sequence ATGAGCACGTTGCGCCGTATCGTGGTCACCGCATCGGTGGCTTTGCTGACGCTGGGTCTGACCGTCCAGGCGTCGTCCACCGAGGGAGTCAAAGGCTACAAAGGCTGGCGCTCCACCGAAGCGGTACGCGAGCGCACGGCGCCGGTAGGCGATGTTTATGTCGAAGGCGACGACATCCCGAATCCGGCACCAGCTGTGGCTACTGCCGGTGGCGGTTCTGGCGAACCACGCAGCGGCGAACAGGTTTACAACACCGCCTGTATGGCCTGCCATGCCTCCGGTGCGGCCGGCGCCCCGATTCTTGGCGATACCTCTGCTTGGAAACCGCGCCTGGCCAAAGGCGAAGACGCGCTGTGGAATTCGTTGATGAACGGTCTGAATGCGATGCCAGCCAAGGGCATGTGCATGGACTGCTCGGAAGAAGAGCTGAAAAACGTGCTCGATTACATGATCGCGAAAGCCAAGTAA
- a CDS encoding helix-turn-helix transcriptional regulator, translating into MLCFTLPWLPDGFRQAWFAGNGELMLLGLAAIAAFWRAHFLRHAILGHWWRLFALALGIWYLGSLFAFRGWFGADTLFSVLAMDISFSLYYLVVVVMLDRISGRPHRITASVALVAVMFGYIILLPAVLAPEEYDSWIPSYLFYVSLDVYIFVQISLILRAVWRTRVGLDAAALWLIFAGFLVSDVLDGLWNIGVLDVYSSDLLAVIFYLPLLPLLLILSPLWRLAWRRPKWVPQRRPMPDLGRLVLWLMPLAVHLVGYGTTILDPALRTWRDTYLVLWLLVVVVVETWQRWRLRDFSEPALTPEPPLLNIEDKPAPIADPLLDKLDEYLDQHLADPALSLDVIGNKLALSPRQIQRRLKAATGLSPSQYLLDKRLSKAAELLIEGNKSTYVAHATGFSQQSHFTRRFKERYGVTPGQYASTAKSNAEWQKFPA; encoded by the coding sequence TTGCTTTGTTTCACCTTGCCCTGGTTGCCGGACGGTTTCCGGCAGGCCTGGTTTGCCGGCAACGGCGAACTGATGCTGCTTGGTCTTGCCGCGATCGCGGCATTCTGGCGCGCCCATTTTCTGCGTCACGCCATTCTCGGTCATTGGTGGCGACTGTTCGCGCTGGCGCTCGGCATTTGGTATCTCGGCAGCCTGTTCGCTTTTCGCGGCTGGTTTGGCGCCGATACGCTGTTCAGCGTGCTGGCCATGGATATCTCGTTCAGCCTTTATTATCTGGTCGTCGTCGTCATGCTCGATCGGATTAGCGGCCGGCCACACCGGATCACCGCTTCGGTCGCGCTGGTCGCCGTGATGTTCGGCTACATCATCCTGTTACCGGCGGTGCTGGCGCCGGAGGAATACGACAGCTGGATCCCTTCTTACCTGTTTTACGTCAGCCTCGATGTCTATATTTTCGTGCAGATTAGCCTGATTCTGCGTGCGGTCTGGCGCACCCGGGTTGGCCTTGATGCGGCGGCCTTATGGTTGATTTTCGCCGGCTTTCTGGTCAGCGATGTGCTTGATGGGCTTTGGAACATCGGCGTCCTGGATGTTTACTCCAGCGACCTGCTGGCGGTCATCTTCTATTTGCCTCTGTTGCCGCTGTTACTGATATTGAGCCCGTTATGGCGCCTGGCTTGGCGCCGGCCGAAGTGGGTGCCGCAGCGCCGGCCAATGCCCGATTTGGGGCGTTTGGTGTTGTGGTTGATGCCGTTGGCGGTGCATCTGGTTGGGTACGGTACGACGATTCTCGACCCGGCCCTACGTACCTGGCGTGACACCTATCTGGTGCTTTGGCTGCTGGTTGTCGTCGTAGTTGAGACCTGGCAGCGCTGGCGCCTGCGTGATTTCAGCGAACCAGCTCTAACGCCGGAACCGCCGCTGCTTAATATCGAGGATAAGCCAGCCCCGATCGCCGACCCGCTGCTGGACAAGCTCGACGAGTATCTCGACCAACATTTGGCTGATCCCGCCCTGTCGCTGGATGTAATCGGCAACAAACTGGCTCTGAGTCCGCGGCAAATCCAGCGCCGACTGAAAGCGGCCACCGGTTTGTCGCCATCGCAGTACCTGCTGGACAAACGCCTGAGCAAAGCGGCCGAGCTGTTGATCGAGGGCAACAAGAGCACGTATGTGGCGCATGCGACCGGCTTTTCGCAGCAGAGCCACTTCACCCGTCGGTTCAAGGAACGTTACGGCGTCACGCCAGGCCAATACGCCTCGACTGCCAAGTCCAATGCCGAATGGCAGAAGTTTCCGGCTTAA
- a CDS encoding S8 family serine peptidase — translation MKSISMTLAASAVALACCSVSPVAEAAADERFVDVIVRMKSHQDGNAAGNKARAQGLALGHGAQVKHSYGTVLTGFAARIPEARLKQLQADPNVASVEFDRPVKMSPKPGGGGGGGSANQVTPWGISRIGSPTSGGSGVHVFVLDTGIDADHADLVANLSSNSADHFAAVSCKGKCNKTWDDDQGHGTHVAGSIAAANNSIDVIGVAPNATLHAVKVLDSRGSGAFSGIIAGIDFTANWAESNNQVVVANLSLGGGGTKSGSCNNGSFTGNDSFHEAFCRGAAKGVVFVVAAGNDGDDAANHTPAAYDDAVITVSATSSADNWPSWSNYGTKSASWTSRNSAPVGIAAPGVSILSTAKGGGTTTMSGTSMASPHVAGAAALYLDSHSVSRNFNAFLTLRSALLNSAESTSGFSNTSGNPHSEDFLKANGL, via the coding sequence ATGAAATCGATTTCCATGACACTGGCGGCAAGTGCCGTCGCGCTGGCTTGTTGCAGCGTTTCGCCGGTGGCTGAAGCCGCTGCCGATGAGCGATTTGTCGACGTTATCGTTCGGATGAAAAGTCATCAGGACGGCAATGCCGCTGGCAACAAAGCCCGGGCCCAAGGCTTGGCGCTCGGCCACGGAGCGCAAGTCAAGCACAGCTACGGCACGGTGCTGACCGGGTTTGCTGCCCGCATTCCGGAAGCACGCCTGAAGCAACTACAGGCCGACCCGAACGTTGCCAGCGTCGAATTCGACCGGCCGGTGAAAATGTCGCCGAAGCCGGGCGGTGGTGGTGGCGGCGGCAGCGCCAACCAGGTGACACCGTGGGGCATAAGCCGCATTGGCTCGCCGACCTCTGGCGGCAGCGGTGTGCATGTATTTGTGCTCGACACAGGTATCGATGCTGACCATGCTGATCTGGTCGCCAACCTGTCCAGCAATAGCGCGGACCATTTCGCCGCGGTCAGTTGCAAAGGCAAATGCAATAAAACCTGGGATGACGATCAAGGCCATGGCACCCATGTCGCTGGCTCCATCGCCGCTGCGAACAACAGCATCGATGTCATCGGTGTTGCCCCGAACGCCACCCTGCATGCGGTCAAGGTGCTCGACAGCCGCGGCTCTGGCGCCTTCTCCGGCATCATCGCCGGCATCGATTTCACCGCCAACTGGGCCGAGAGCAATAACCAGGTGGTGGTCGCCAACCTGAGCCTTGGCGGCGGTGGCACCAAATCGGGTAGCTGCAATAACGGCTCGTTCACCGGCAACGACAGCTTCCATGAAGCGTTCTGCCGTGGCGCCGCTAAAGGTGTGGTGTTCGTTGTGGCCGCCGGTAACGACGGCGACGATGCCGCCAACCACACTCCAGCCGCTTATGACGATGCGGTAATTACCGTCAGCGCCACCTCGTCGGCCGACAACTGGCCGTCGTGGTCGAACTATGGCACCAAGTCGGCGAGCTGGACCAGCCGCAACTCGGCTCCGGTCGGCATCGCCGCCCCTGGCGTCAGCATTCTGTCGACGGCTAAAGGTGGCGGCACGACGACGATGAGCGGCACCTCGATGGCTTCACCGCATGTAGCTGGCGCTGCCGCGTTGTACCTCGACTCTCACTCAGTCAGCCGCAACTTCAATGCGTTCCTGACCTTGCGTTCGGCGCTGCTGAATAGCGCCGAGAGCACCAGTGGCTTCAGCAATACCTCGGGCAATCCCCATAGCGAGGATTTCCTGAAAGCCAACGGCCTCTAA
- a CDS encoding alpha/beta fold hydrolase, translating to MIVARMFWLWLALLCTTTSVAATANGVPVFQAERFRSETFQSEIYTVHLGQRSKPMVLLIHGLGQAGWTDWQQVMPALSEHYFVLTFDLPGFGKSAASNVMYSPEQYARLCEEIRQRFAPGKKIQVIGHSLGGAVALQYAAQYARQIEKLVLVDVAGIVHRSVFMQHVMKASLRPDNALLGGVYQWLEPGLSRFGAGLTRRLEQLPDFSRFLLENPLAREQLLHERSNLQAALALIETNFIDTFSKADMPTLIVWGEHDPVTALRTGKLLKQKMPNASLQTLSGAGHVPMKSHFDAFITTIKPFLLQPPTPTQQASSANPLPLVRCHKQRGFFFSGKATRIELESCPDARLEHVETTALQIMNSEAEVFDVRIRGAQTAVVLQRSRLTLTAADISAPLGFQAEDSVLDVAGLELHGATALWQGSGSNGFFSVSRRWRGDGSSETLHDVFRLR from the coding sequence ATGATTGTTGCCCGAATGTTCTGGCTCTGGTTAGCTTTACTGTGCACCACCACTAGTGTTGCAGCGACGGCAAATGGCGTGCCGGTTTTTCAGGCGGAACGCTTTCGCTCGGAAACGTTTCAATCCGAAATCTATACCGTGCATCTTGGCCAGCGCAGCAAGCCGATGGTGTTGTTGATTCATGGACTCGGACAGGCTGGCTGGACCGATTGGCAGCAGGTGATGCCGGCACTTAGCGAACATTATTTTGTGCTGACGTTCGACTTGCCCGGTTTTGGCAAGTCAGCGGCGTCAAACGTGATGTACTCGCCCGAACAATATGCCCGGCTCTGCGAGGAGATTCGTCAACGATTTGCGCCGGGAAAAAAAATTCAGGTGATCGGTCATTCGCTCGGTGGCGCCGTCGCACTACAGTATGCCGCGCAATATGCCAGACAAATTGAAAAACTGGTGCTGGTCGATGTCGCCGGTATCGTTCATCGCAGTGTGTTCATGCAGCATGTGATGAAAGCCAGCCTGCGACCAGACAACGCCTTGCTCGGCGGCGTTTACCAATGGTTGGAACCGGGTCTGAGTCGCTTCGGCGCTGGCCTGACCCGACGCTTGGAGCAGTTGCCGGATTTCAGCCGCTTCTTGCTGGAAAACCCGTTGGCCCGTGAGCAGTTGTTGCATGAGCGCAGCAATTTGCAGGCCGCGCTGGCGTTGATTGAAACCAACTTTATCGACACCTTCAGCAAGGCCGATATGCCGACGCTGATCGTCTGGGGCGAACACGATCCAGTCACTGCATTGCGGACCGGCAAGTTATTGAAACAGAAAATGCCGAACGCGAGTTTGCAAACGCTGAGCGGCGCCGGGCATGTGCCGATGAAATCGCACTTCGATGCGTTCATCACCACGATTAAACCGTTTTTGCTGCAGCCGCCGACGCCGACTCAACAAGCCTCATCAGCCAATCCGCTGCCGCTGGTTCGGTGCCACAAGCAGCGCGGATTTTTCTTTTCCGGCAAAGCAACCCGTATTGAATTGGAGAGTTGTCCGGATGCCCGACTTGAGCATGTAGAAACGACCGCGCTGCAGATCATGAACAGTGAAGCGGAAGTGTTTGATGTAAGGATTCGCGGCGCACAAACGGCGGTCGTATTGCAGCGCTCACGTTTGACGTTAACCGCTGCCGATATTTCAGCACCGCTCGGATTTCAGGCCGAGGACAGCGTGCTGGATGTTGCCGGTCTGGAATTGCACGGCGCTACGGCGCTCTGGCAAGGCAGCGGCAGCAACGGATTTTTTTCAGTCAGCCGGCGGTGGCGTGGTGATGGCAGCAGCGAAACACTGCACGATGTCTTTCGTTTGCGCTGA